From Microthrixaceae bacterium, a single genomic window includes:
- a CDS encoding 3-dehydroquinate dehydratase codes for MTNVSDQPVVLLLSGPNLNLLGQREPAVYGTATLEDHVATAEAAAASHGIALEHLQTNFEGELVEAIHSARGRAAAIVVNPGAFTHYAWSIHDALAAFEGPVVELHLSNPNAREPWRHTSVVAPVAAGTIAGFGGHSYRLAIEAVAALLGR; via the coding sequence ATGACCAACGTCTCGGACCAGCCTGTGGTCCTCCTGTTGTCGGGTCCCAACCTGAACCTGTTGGGCCAGCGAGAGCCGGCGGTGTACGGAACGGCCACGCTTGAAGATCACGTTGCCACCGCAGAAGCGGCCGCAGCCAGCCATGGAATTGCCCTGGAACACCTACAGACCAACTTCGAAGGTGAACTGGTCGAGGCCATCCACTCAGCACGCGGTCGGGCGGCAGCGATCGTCGTCAACCCGGGCGCCTTCACCCACTACGCATGGTCGATCCACGATGCCCTGGCAGCATTCGAGGGTCCTGTGGTCGAGCTCCACCTGTCCAACCCGAATGCCCGGGAGCCGTGGCGTCATACCTCGGTGGTGGCTCCCGTGGCGGCCGGCACCATCGCCGGTTTCGGTGGCCACAGCTACCGCTTGGCCATCGAAGCGGTGGCGGCCCTGCTCGGGCGGTGA
- a CDS encoding aminopeptidase P family protein, which yields MDITARLPRLQARLDEAGVDALLVTNLTNVRYLSGFTGSAGRLLISTDGVTLLTDGRYGEQAQAQLDDAGVVADLEVAGAAGQKEALTASLEGLGVGIRLGLEAASVTWSAQQAYAELLASIQGVLVSTEAMVEDLRIVKDAGEVARIEAAAAIADAALAEVRNRLADGPTEAEFGLELDTAMRRLGADDLSFETIVAAGANGARPHHRPGSMVLSEGDLVVIDFGALIDGYHSDMTRTVMIGEPSETTRRMFDVVRESQAAGVAAVAAGVTTGEVDATCRQIIADAGWAAAFVHGTGHGVGLDIHEAPTVGDGLTDPLREGQVVTVEPGVYLPEHGGVRIEDTVLVTADGCRPLTHAPKDPMV from the coding sequence ATGGACATCACGGCCCGCCTGCCCCGCTTGCAGGCCCGATTGGATGAGGCCGGCGTTGACGCATTGTTGGTCACGAACCTCACCAACGTTCGCTACCTGAGCGGGTTCACCGGTTCGGCCGGACGCCTACTCATCTCCACCGACGGTGTGACGCTCCTGACCGACGGCCGCTACGGCGAACAGGCCCAAGCCCAACTCGATGACGCCGGCGTCGTAGCCGACTTGGAGGTGGCCGGTGCCGCCGGCCAGAAGGAAGCCCTGACGGCAAGCCTCGAAGGACTTGGAGTCGGTATCCGCCTCGGTCTGGAGGCCGCGTCGGTCACCTGGTCGGCCCAACAGGCCTACGCAGAACTGCTCGCTTCGATCCAGGGTGTCCTGGTTTCCACCGAGGCGATGGTGGAGGACCTGCGCATAGTCAAGGATGCCGGGGAAGTGGCCCGGATCGAGGCGGCGGCGGCCATCGCCGATGCCGCCCTAGCCGAGGTCCGCAACCGCCTCGCCGATGGGCCGACCGAAGCCGAGTTCGGGCTCGAACTGGACACGGCCATGCGTCGCCTCGGCGCGGATGACCTCAGCTTCGAGACGATCGTGGCGGCCGGAGCCAACGGGGCTCGACCCCATCACCGACCCGGGTCCATGGTCCTGTCGGAGGGGGATCTGGTGGTGATCGACTTCGGCGCCCTGATAGACGGCTACCACTCCGACATGACCCGGACGGTGATGATCGGGGAACCGTCGGAGACCACGCGACGCATGTTCGATGTAGTCCGGGAATCTCAGGCCGCAGGCGTTGCCGCCGTGGCCGCGGGCGTGACAACCGGGGAGGTCGACGCAACCTGTCGTCAAATCATCGCAGACGCCGGCTGGGCCGCAGCCTTCGTCCACGGCACCGGTCACGGTGTCGGGCTGGACATCCACGAGGCACCAACTGTGGGAGATGGTTTGACAGACCCCCTTCGAGAGGGCCAGGTCGTGACGGTGGAGCCCGGTGTGTACCTGCCCGAGCACGGGGGAGTGCGTATCGAGGACACCGTCTTGGTGACAGCGGACGGCTGCCGACCCCTCACCCACGCTCCCAAGGACCCGATGGTCTAA
- the aroC gene encoding chorismate synthase translates to MLRYLTAGESHGPALVVVIEGLPAGLEISTEEIGHELARRRLGYGRGPRMRFEQDVVTLVGGVRHGRTLGSPVAIEIANSEWNRDPDKWQREMSPRGEDGPTQAPLTQVRPGHADLPGMQKYGFTDARDVLERASARETAARVAAGAVAKKLLASIGVQIVSHVIQMGAARSSTTHRPGPGDLDLVDANEVRCVDPVAAQAMVNEIKEAAREGDSLGGVVEAIAYGAPIGLGSHVHWDRKLDAALAQAVMSIQAVKGVEIGDGFDVAGRRGSEAHDPITWSADGGYERGSMLAGGVEGGISNGEPILVRAAMKPLATLNRPTLATVDTATKEPGVSFKERTDVTAVPALGVVVETMVALVLAQEATRKFGGDSVEEMVRNHRSFVSALAAGPVGA, encoded by the coding sequence GTGCTCCGCTACCTAACCGCCGGCGAATCTCACGGTCCCGCCCTCGTCGTGGTCATCGAAGGGCTGCCGGCCGGACTGGAGATCTCCACCGAGGAGATCGGCCATGAACTGGCTCGACGGCGGCTCGGCTACGGGCGTGGACCTCGGATGCGCTTCGAACAGGACGTGGTCACGCTGGTAGGCGGCGTACGTCACGGCCGGACGTTGGGCTCCCCTGTGGCCATCGAGATCGCCAACTCAGAGTGGAACCGAGACCCCGACAAGTGGCAGCGCGAGATGTCACCTCGGGGCGAAGACGGTCCCACTCAGGCCCCGCTCACCCAGGTTCGTCCTGGTCACGCCGACCTTCCCGGCATGCAGAAGTACGGGTTCACTGACGCCCGTGACGTGCTCGAACGGGCCTCGGCTCGCGAGACTGCAGCGCGCGTCGCGGCGGGGGCGGTAGCCAAGAAGCTGCTGGCTTCCATCGGGGTCCAGATCGTGTCCCACGTGATCCAGATGGGCGCGGCGCGTTCCTCGACGACACATCGGCCCGGACCGGGAGACCTCGACCTCGTCGATGCCAACGAGGTTCGCTGCGTCGATCCCGTTGCCGCCCAGGCCATGGTCAACGAGATCAAGGAAGCAGCACGGGAGGGCGACTCACTCGGCGGCGTGGTGGAGGCGATCGCCTACGGAGCACCGATCGGGCTCGGTAGCCACGTTCACTGGGACCGCAAGCTCGATGCCGCGCTGGCCCAGGCCGTAATGAGCATCCAGGCTGTGAAAGGCGTGGAGATCGGAGACGGGTTCGACGTTGCGGGTCGGAGGGGTAGCGAGGCCCACGACCCGATCACGTGGTCAGCCGATGGCGGATACGAGCGAGGCTCGATGCTCGCCGGGGGGGTGGAAGGGGGCATCTCCAACGGTGAGCCGATCCTGGTCAGAGCCGCCATGAAACCGCTCGCCACCCTCAACCGACCCACCTTGGCCACCGTGGATACCGCCACCAAGGAACCGGGCGTGTCCTTCAAGGAACGCACCGACGTCACCGCAGTGCCGGCCTTGGGCGTGGTGGTCGAGACCATGGTCGCCCTGGTGTTGGCCCAAGAGGCCACCCGCAAGTTCGGCGGGGACTCCGTTGAGGAGATGGTCAGGAACCATCGATCCTTCGTGTCGGCGCTGGCCGCCGGTCCTGTCGGTGCCTGA
- a CDS encoding AAA family ATPase: MPEDVPTVAVVLVGLMGSGKTTVGKKVARLLDWRFVDCDVELEARSGRSVAEWFATDGEAAFRQAEADLLAELLAEAGQHPTVVGAGGGVVVTPANRDRLRAGDVAVVYLHADPAFLASRTQRKPHRPLLTDDPLVVLTKMHEDRDALYREVADAIVEVRPAHEAGTRPKWRIAEQVVEALAELEVDRK; this comes from the coding sequence GTGCCTGAAGACGTCCCGACCGTGGCGGTGGTGCTGGTCGGCCTGATGGGATCGGGTAAGACCACCGTCGGCAAGAAGGTGGCCAGGCTGCTCGACTGGCGCTTCGTGGACTGTGACGTCGAACTGGAAGCGAGGTCGGGTCGGTCGGTGGCCGAGTGGTTCGCCACCGATGGCGAGGCGGCGTTCCGTCAGGCCGAGGCCGATCTCTTGGCCGAACTACTGGCCGAAGCCGGTCAACATCCGACGGTGGTGGGTGCTGGTGGTGGCGTGGTGGTGACCCCCGCGAACCGAGACCGGCTCCGTGCAGGGGATGTGGCCGTGGTGTACCTCCACGCCGATCCGGCGTTTCTGGCTTCTCGGACCCAGCGCAAGCCGCATCGCCCACTACTGACCGACGACCCCTTGGTGGTCTTGACCAAGATGCATGAGGACAGAGACGCCTTGTATCGGGAGGTCGCTGACGCCATCGTCGAGGTCCGCCCGGCCCACGAGGCCGGGACCAGACCCAAGTGGCGCATCGCGGAGCAGGTCGTAGAGGCGCTGGCCGAGTTGGAGGTCGACAGGAAATGA
- the efp gene encoding elongation factor P: MAITTNDLKNGMSLNLPEGLYQVVEFQHVKPGKGGAFVRTTLRNVRTGNQLDKTFRAGEKVEQAMIDKRDMQYLYRDGADYVFMDNETYEQLNVAPASLGSAADYLRESDSAVLQMYGDEIVGVDLPAAVELVVTETEPGVQGDRVSGARKPATLETGKVVQVPLFVNIGDKLRVDTRTGDYITRA, from the coding sequence ATGGCCATCACCACCAACGACCTCAAGAATGGAATGAGCCTCAACCTTCCCGAGGGGCTGTACCAGGTGGTCGAGTTCCAGCATGTGAAGCCGGGCAAGGGTGGTGCTTTCGTGCGGACCACGTTGCGCAACGTTCGCACCGGGAACCAGCTCGACAAGACCTTCCGTGCCGGTGAAAAGGTCGAACAGGCCATGATCGACAAGCGCGACATGCAGTACCTGTACCGAGATGGCGCCGACTACGTGTTCATGGACAACGAGACCTATGAGCAACTCAACGTGGCCCCAGCCTCGCTGGGTTCGGCGGCTGACTACCTGCGGGAGTCCGATTCGGCCGTGCTCCAGATGTACGGCGACGAGATCGTCGGGGTGGACCTGCCCGCAGCGGTGGAGCTGGTGGTGACCGAAACTGAACCAGGCGTGCAGGGCGATCGTGTGTCCGGTGCCCGCAAGCCGGCCACCCTCGAGACCGGCAAGGTCGTACAGGTGCCGTTGTTCGTCAACATCGGAGACAAGCTCCGGGTCGACACCCGTACCGGCGACTACATCACCCGCGCCTAG
- a CDS encoding 3-dehydroquinate synthase, translating to MIEIEVPLADRSYPVLVGDGARHRLSEVIPSGVRRVAVVSQPSIPVEVDPGVDHRTFAMGEGEAAKNLGTVEDLCRDWARWGLTRGDCVVAVGGGVVTDTAGFAAAVYHRGISVVHVATTLLGQIDAAIGGKTGVNLPEGKNLVGSFWQPSAVLCDTEVLSTLAPREYRNGLGEMAKYAFLGVPDLADLPLDQAVAACVRCKADVVGSDEREAGRRAILNYGHTLGHALETAGSYDLRHGEAVAIGLIYAAEVSRLLGRIDADRVAEHRKVVGAYDLPMTIPPGLDPEELIALFARDKKAVDALTFVLDGPAGVEPVKITDAALLRAAMDAVL from the coding sequence ATGATCGAGATCGAGGTACCGCTGGCAGACCGGTCCTACCCGGTGCTGGTGGGCGACGGTGCTCGGCACCGGTTGTCCGAGGTGATCCCCTCTGGAGTCCGCCGGGTTGCGGTCGTGAGCCAGCCGTCGATTCCCGTCGAGGTCGATCCTGGTGTGGACCATCGCACGTTTGCCATGGGTGAGGGCGAAGCGGCCAAGAACCTCGGCACGGTCGAGGACCTGTGCCGGGATTGGGCTCGGTGGGGCCTGACCCGAGGTGACTGCGTCGTGGCCGTGGGTGGTGGCGTCGTGACCGACACCGCCGGTTTTGCGGCAGCCGTGTATCACCGTGGGATCTCGGTCGTTCACGTGGCTACCACGCTTCTCGGTCAGATCGATGCTGCCATCGGTGGGAAGACCGGAGTGAACCTGCCCGAAGGCAAAAACCTGGTCGGCTCCTTCTGGCAGCCGTCTGCCGTCCTGTGCGACACCGAGGTGCTGTCCACGCTGGCGCCCCGGGAATACCGCAACGGTCTCGGTGAGATGGCCAAATACGCATTTCTCGGTGTGCCAGACCTGGCCGATCTACCCCTGGATCAGGCGGTGGCGGCCTGCGTGCGCTGCAAGGCCGACGTGGTCGGTTCCGATGAGCGCGAAGCGGGTCGGCGAGCGATCCTCAACTACGGTCATACCCTCGGTCACGCACTGGAGACGGCCGGTAGCTACGACCTTCGACATGGTGAGGCAGTCGCGATCGGTCTCATCTACGCCGCCGAGGTTTCCCGCCTCCTGGGCCGAATTGATGCCGACCGGGTGGCCGAACACCGCAAGGTGGTGGGCGCATACGACCTCCCGATGACGATCCCACCGGGCCTGGACCCCGAGGAACTGATCGCCCTGTTCGCCCGAGACAAGAAGGCGGTCGACGCCCTCACCTTCGTTTTGGACGGGCCCGCTGGAGTTGAACCGGTGAAGATCACCGATGCTGCGCTTCTCCGGGCGGCGATGGACGCCGTGCTCTAA
- the nusB gene encoding transcription antitermination factor NusB — protein sequence MSDASVPPELGLEDDDVIEAFEVVPDEAEVEAAPGVTRVSGFDGVGTRREGRERALALLFEAEQRELNPLSAILDGLPLAPDAFTRDLIVGVGSHQSELDDQIERLATGWTLERMPAIDRALLRIGAFELTWTDVPVGACISEAVELAKRYSTDDSHRFINGMLGAVAREVRDDQPE from the coding sequence GTGTCAGACGCCTCTGTTCCGCCCGAACTGGGCCTCGAAGACGACGACGTCATAGAGGCGTTCGAAGTCGTCCCCGATGAGGCCGAGGTCGAGGCCGCGCCCGGCGTGACCCGGGTGTCTGGCTTCGACGGTGTCGGCACCCGACGAGAGGGTCGGGAGCGGGCGCTGGCGCTGCTGTTCGAGGCCGAGCAGCGGGAGCTGAACCCGTTGTCGGCCATCCTCGACGGACTGCCCTTGGCCCCCGATGCCTTCACCCGTGATCTGATCGTCGGGGTGGGATCGCACCAGAGCGAACTCGATGACCAGATCGAACGCCTCGCCACTGGGTGGACGCTGGAGCGGATGCCGGCCATAGACCGGGCACTACTTCGCATCGGTGCCTTCGAGTTGACCTGGACCGACGTTCCCGTCGGGGCCTGCATCTCCGAAGCTGTCGAACTGGCCAAGCGGTACTCCACCGACGACTCGCACCGTTTCATCAACGGGATGCTGGGCGCGGTGGCCCGCGAGGTTCGCGACGATCAGCCAGAATGA